The sequence CACAGTAACTCAGTTTTTTCGGTGTCATAGTTTTTCACTTGTTTGTGTTCATGATATTtaaattagggtttggggttttttgtaagTCATgggttcttgggttttttttgtcccctCAGTGCTATTTAAAGCTGAACATGGTACCAGGGCTTATATCCTACTCTCACTTAATTTAAAACCCTTTAGACAATCCTCCCTAGGCCTGTAGGCTGTGTTTGGAGAGGCTGAACAAGAAATCTTAGGGTGTACCAGGTGTTGCTGGTCATGATAGAACCAAACCATGTGGAAGGTGCTGCCGCCCCCTTTTCCACGCTGGCTTAGGGGTCTGGTTCATCACTGCCTTGCTGGAACGAAACACCAGGCCTAAGTGTCTGCATCTTTAGGCTGAGCTTACCGGGGGTGACCAGAAAACGTCTTTTCTGGGGCCGGATGCGCTCCCTCCACAGCGCCCGGCGCTGAGCTGCCTCTGAGCTTCAGGGAGATGTTTCAACCGTGCCCTGGTTTCTCCTTCCagcatttaaatttaaaaagagaacaaaaccagaaaacaagaaGCTTTTGTAAGGAGTCTGCCCAGGCACTTGTGGACACTTCAGTACACTTTGAGGTTGTGATTTTATATACATATCTATAGAGTGTGGCACACTGATAGCTGAGGGCAGGGAGagtctgctgctgctcctcagtcCAGGATGGGAGGAAAATGGCAAATAAGAAACGCTCTCTGCTATTGTAAATTTGAATCGTGTGTTTCAGGAGGCACTGGATTTAGCTCAGGCTGCAAACAGCCTTTGAGAGACACGGGGGCTGCTGCAGCTTCTCACAGTCAGGTGCAATTGTAACGAAGCTGCAGCATTGATTGGAGACCATGCTGGAAGCACTGGAGCCGCTGGGCTTTTCACTGCGAGTGTCGCTGGCCCTGTGCGCGGTCACCTCGGGGATGCTCTGCTGGGGACTTTGGGAATCCCCGGCCCACAGCTGCAGTGCAGAGACCAAGTCTTCCTGTTCCTGTCTGCACAGCcctgtccttcccttcccttccccttctccccgcAGCGCAGAGCCCgcggccccgctgtccccagcccagccgGGCGGCCCCTGCCTCGCCCGCCATCGCGGGCCCTTTCCAGGCGCTTCGCTGCTTGTTGCTCAGCCCTTCCTTCCCCCCGAGGAGCAGACGAGCGCGCTGAGCCGGCACTCAGGGATTGCTGAGCTGCACCAGGTCAGTTAAGTTTGCCCGTAGCACTTAAAGGCGCTTGGGtgccaggagggtttggaggaaCAGGGTGTGAGGCTGAAACTTGGCCCCGGGTGTCCAGTCGGGGTGTCCTGTGCCCCGAGCACAACACAACAGCCTGACCAGGGGATTTCTAGATGGAGAAACCTGCTGGTGGTTCCTTTCCGAAGTGATGTGCTCACCGTGGCGTGCACGCCCCTTCTTAAGGACCCACAGACTAGAATAAccctatttttgtttttttcctgggtttTGGGTGGCCGTTTCCAGGTTGTGTGTTCTCACGCTTCCCCCTTCTAAGTTCTGCTTCTCCTCGAGCATTTTTAAACGAGCCGTGGCCTGGCTCGGTGCGGCCACCGCCTGCTCCCCTCCGGCCGACACGGGGCCCGGGACCCGCCCGGAGCCCCCGGCACGAGGTGAACTTGTGAGCAGCAGCTGCCGCCATccccggccggggcggggggctctGACTGCGGGGGGCTGTGACTGCGGGGGGGCTGTGACTATGGGGGGCTGTGACTGCGGGGGGCTCTGACTGCGGGGGGCTGTGACTGCGGGGGGGCTGTGACTATGGGGGGCTGTGACTATGGGGGGCTGTGACTGCGGGGGGGCTGTGACTGCGGGGGGGCTGTGACTGCGGGGGGCTCTGACTGCGGGGGGGCTCTGACTGCGGGGGGGCTGTGACTATGGGGGGCTGTGACTGCGGGGGGGCTCTGACTACGGGGGGGCCGTGACTACGGGGGGGGCTGCCCgcgccccttccccccccccccgtgttCTCCAGTCCCCGGTTCTCCGCGTGCTGCGTCATTTCTAGAGACAAACCAGCTAAGTCACGTCTATTTATATGAATGTTCCCAGCTCTTCCCACTCCACAAATTCACCCAGAGACTGTCTTGATTGTATAATATACATTATATGGAAGCTATTTATATATGAATGAATGTTTTTATAGAAAGCAAGGCAAGGAGCTCACGTTCTCCATTAAACTGGAACGGCAGctccggttgccgggcggcggccgCTGACCCACGCGAGGTGTTGGCCCGGGACTGACTCctgcttttcacaaaccaggGGTGCTGATTTCTGCCCTGGTTGAGCGATGCCCTGATGGGGGGGCAGCGTCTGAGCGACTGAGCTTGTAAACGACAAAAATCACTTAGCTGAGAACATGAAGGAGCTTTGTAAAGTTGTCCAAGGCAATGGCGAGTTGTCTAGGCTGGCTGTTTACATCCTTTACAAAAATAGGAACTTTTAAAACTCACAGATCTTTATAGATTGCCTAGTGATGGGAGCGCTTATTTTGGACTTTCATAGTAAATCAAAGGGAAAGGTGCCGTAGCGTTTAGACATAAGTGTTCAGTATTGCTTCTTGTATTGCATTTTTCAATAAATTTTCAAACAAAACCGTCTCCCGTTTCATTCCCGTCTGTCCCGGCCCGGCTTTGGGGCAGTTCGGCCAGACCTGTCACCGCGTCCCCGGCAGAGCCGGCgggaccagaacccccagaaagggctgagaaggagccCCAGATTCCAGGTTCAAAGCATCATCTTCCCGCACCGAACCtcgagctgcaggctgaggtgagcTCAGTGCGTTTCTGCTCCGCAGCTGCCGCCCAGCCCGAGCGGATGTGACTGAGCCGGAGCAGGAACGTGGTCCGAACTGGGGGTTTTTGTCTCATTTTTTCTGGCTGCAGCACCTTTTGGAGGGACAGGAGCACCAAGCACGGAGCTGACGCGGCACTGCGGCCGCCAGCCCCACAGAGCAAGAGCAGTTGGGCCAGTTGGGGCGGCTGGAGGctggggacgggacgggacgagCACCCCTGTGGGACCACCCGCTGCGCCTCAGTCTCCCCcacagagaggagaggaagggttgCACAGCCCCGTTGCTGCCCGTGCACGTGTCTGTATCCACATGGTAAGAGCAACATCAATTCGAACTTCTCCAGACAAGGCACCACATCTTCCAGCCACCCTGCCCGGGGCCAGCTCACTTCCAAGCCTCTCCAAGTATTGGACCTCAAAGCAAAAATTACAAAGGAACCACAGCAACTGGCCCCAGGTACCTGGGAACCGGCCGCCACTGGAGCTGCTTTTCCCAACCTGTCGCAGCAGCTCAATTGCCTTAAAACGACGAGGCGGAATCGAACGTCGCGTTGTTCCCCAGGCCAGTGCACATCACCGTGTCCAACCCCATTAGGGTCACGCCAAAATGCCCTTTAATTAACCCCAGCTCCTTTAGATAAGGGTGACGAGCCCCAGCCTGGCACAAACCACAGCTCCGAAGACACTGTGTTTGGGGACAAACTGCCAAGAAATGGGTAAACTGCTGCTCGGCTGCGCGTTGGGCGGTCAGTCCCCCGCTCAGCAGCCACAGCATCACCATCAAGGAAGAAATAcgttacactgagggtggtgagaccctggcccagagCTGGGGGGTCTGAGCCCTATCGCGCCCCTTgagccccgtgcctcagtttccccatcagcCTGCAACGGCTGCCCAGCCCGGAGCCCTGGGGCATTTCGCCTGGCTACAAGCAAGGGAAAATATTAGGTAAACAAACTCCATGGCAATCTGGAGAGAtgcaaacaagtaaaaaaatcccaaacaaaccctTTGTCCCAACACCAGCGGAGGCAGCGGCCGCCCACAGGCCCCAAGGGACCGAGCCCGAGCTCCAGCCCCTGGACCCCACACCAGTGGTTCCTTCGCGGAGGTCCCATCAAAGCCATTTCCCTTCGTTGCCCCCCCCCGGCCCTTCTCGGGTCTCCATCTCAGACCCCGACCCAGGACCCAGAGGTGCAACCCCGGAGGAGAAAGTTCCCATCCGAACACCAGCTCGTTCCAGCCCAGGTTATTTTTAGGTCGCTCTTCTCTTTCTGGGGCTCGAGCAACCAGCGGTGTCCCCGGGGGGTCACCGCGTGCCCCGGGGTCAGGGAATTGCTGCGGGAGCCAGGCaaggagcagggctgactccGTCCCTTCTGGACATGAGAGCCCAGGGTGCTTTAGGGTCTGGGGCAAACAGGGTTGAAAGGAAGGAACCGCACTTGCAACAGGGCAGGTGGGACACGCTGAGCCCAGCCCTGAGCTGCGtaactggggaaactgaggcagggagcgACCTCCCATGCTGCAGCAGCTGGGTCGTGGCACCGGGTTGATCCCTGACCCTCCATGGAAGCAaaaccctcagggcaacaattccctCCTCCGGTCCAGCCTGAAtcgccctcctttagtttaaaccatcaccccttgtcctgtcacaacaagccctgctcaaaagtctgcccCCCTCTTTCTTACTGGCCCCTTGTAATTCCGGAAAGGCCGCAGCAAGGTCTCCAGGAGGAACGTGTGGAACCTGCGGCATCAGCAACCTGTGCAGGGCACCCACAAACCCACGAGAgccaaaaataaaggaaaacaacaaaccaacacaacacaaaaaacaagCAGCGAACCCCAGAGCCACCCCAGCCCCGTCCTGGCTCCCCTGGGTGCCGGGAAGCACCGAGACAGCCACCCCTGGCTCCACACCAGCTCATTAATGCAGAAAGGGACTTGGCATTGcccttatttccttttttaaaaaaataaagcatccaAAAGCAACACCCTATATACCTCACCAGAAATTCACAAAGCTTTATAGCACCCCCAAACACATCCGCACCCCATCGCGCTGACCTAGGGCTCCTCATCTCTAAGCACAAGGTGCAAAGCACCGCGCTATCGCTTGGCGCTCGTCGCAACAGCCCCGCACGGAAAACCCCGACTCTTCACCCTCCCAGCACCTCAGCGACGAGCAAAGAGCACTCGCCCTAAATAATGCACCAACATTTGCATTCCCTGGCTGTACAACAAGTGCACGGCCGCTCGCAAAGTGCTTTCCTGCGCAGAGACTTAGATGTTAAGAAAGGCCTTACCGAGCAGGCAGAGTCCCCTCTgtgggtgaggaggaggaaggagaaggaaggactgCGAACCAGCTCGATGGGCTGAGCAGCATCAGGTGTGGGTGGGAGGATGATCCCGCAGCTGATCTTggtgagcggctggggctggAACCTCTGAAATTGGGGCCTGCTGAGTTTTGGTGTGGTCACCCCAGCCCTTCTCTCTCCTTGCTCCGCTTTTTGCACTTTTGGGGGATATTTTTGGATCGGCTCCATCCCTGTTTGGGCTGCACAGGCCCCAGCTCTGTTGCAGTGGTGGTCGAAGGGCTGTTATTAAACGCCCACCCCAGGCTCTCTGGCCTCACCTGgcacagctcctgttctccatccGAAAGGCACAAAAAACCACATCAGCACCCAAGGGGGCCCAGGGAGAACAGCCCCACCACAGCCCTCCCATCTGCCCCATCACAGCCCTCCCTTTGCCTTCATCCTCCAGTACCTGCACCCTTCACCCCACCAAACGAGCACAAACCAACCCCGACCCGCAGACGGGCTTTGGGAGCCGCTCTGCCCCAGCGCCTCCGGGTTAGCGCGGCAGCGCAGCGGGGGCAGCAGCGCCCCTGCCTGCGGCTCCCCAGGCGCCTCCTGCATCCTCCCGCTGCAAAAAAGCACAAAAGCAACCAAACCTTGAACTTGTCCCCTTATCCTGCAAATATTCCACAGTTACAGAGCATCCCTCCTCCCGGCGGGCAGCACGGCCTTGGACACCGCGCTGCCCACCCCGAGCATCTCACGGGAAGACAACAAGGTGAGGTGGGACCGTGTGGCATCAAGATAATGTTTAATAGCCCCGTTGGGCTCACGTGCTCCGATCAAGCAAATTTCCCAGTGGGTTGAGGCTTGACAAGGGGACACCACCCCCTCAAAACATCCCCCCGCCCCAACCCTGCTGAAATAAAGTGCTGCGGGAGCCAGGGGGGCTtcgcctgtccccatgtccccaccccacAGTCTGTGTTGGGTCCCAAAGCAAGGGCTCCATGGAAAAGGGCTTGTAAGGCTGAGGGCATCCACCGGGAAGCCATCGAGAACACCCCGCCCCAGGTGAGCCGTCCCCCGCTGCCGCGCGTCGGGACATCCCTCCTGGCACCTGCTTAAGAACATCCCCCCAAACCTCTCCTGGATGTGGATTCTAGGGtcgctggtgggtgctgggggccgGGATGACGGACAGAAATGTCACAGTCCCCAAAGGCCGTGGGGACATCAGACCCGCGTGCCCCCCGGCTCCATCCCCACGGCCCAGGAGCTGGGCCGGGGCTCGCTGGGCTCCAGCAGCCGGTCTGAGGACTCGCCAGCACTTTCCAGTTTGGCGTAACCCGCCAGGCTGAGGTGGTCCAGCCGGGGCCAGCTCCGGTTCTTACGGTCCTTCATGGGGGCCACCAGCAGCGCCCCCGGCCGGCCCAGGTCCAGGGACTTGGAGTGTCCCGGGGTGTGGAGCTGCACGTCCAGGCTGAGCTCCACGCTGGGGCAGCCGCCGTCCACGTTGATGATGACATGGCCACCACCACCATGGTCCTGGCCACTGGGCATGATGTTGCCACCACTGGAGAGCGGAGCCTGGGAAAGCTGCGGTGCTTCAGCGAGCGGATCAGCAGGAGCCCCCTCCGCCTTCTTGACAGCCCCTCGCGCCGCCGCGTCCAGCAAACAGTTGTTGAGCTTGATGACGGGCAACGCCAGGGCCCCGACAGCCGAGGAGAGGAGGGACTCGGCCCCGGCGCGGTGGGAGAGGCCGACGTTGGCCTCCGCGGAGGCGCCGGAGCGGAGGCTGAGGAGGGAGGCGGCAGGGGACGCTGCCGGGTGCCGGAGGAGCTCGGCCGTGGTCTGGAGCCTGTTGGGGCCGTAGCAGTTGGACCACTTGCCGTCAGGACcaaggcagggctggcaggagagaTCCACCTGGTAGCAACCCTCCACGCACTCGGTGCTGGCCTGCGGGACGGGTGGGCCGTCCCCACGCTGGCAATGACCGTCCCCGGGGCCGGTCCCCTCGGGGAGACCCACCGCCATGGAGTAGAGCCCCTTCTGCATCAGCCTGCGGGTCTCCATGTCCCTGTTCTCGTACAGCATGGTGTTGGCGCAGATGAAGATGAAGAGTCCAATGCCCATGATGACGGGGCCAATCAGCTTGAGCTTCTCACTGTGGGGCACGTGTCGCCCAGCAGCCACCTCCCTCCTCATGTCCCCCGCGATGCTGGTGTTCCCCACGCTG is a genomic window of Patagioenas fasciata isolate bPatFas1 chromosome 25, bPatFas1.hap1, whole genome shotgun sequence containing:
- the TMEM200B gene encoding transmembrane protein 200B isoform X2, with protein sequence MTAESTKTNGPVRVLETGGTKPPVPPAPPRRRGRRLRRKSPPEVPVKGQLRMRSPSGAFVMVGISVVLVGMTIAVVGYWPHRGPSGTGASVGNTSIAGDMRREVAAGRHVPHSEKLKLIGPVIMGIGLFIFICANTMLYENRDMETRRLMQKGLYSMAVGLPEGTGPGDGHCQRGDGPPVPQASTECVEGCYQVDLSCQPCLGPDGKWSNCYGPNRLQTTAELLRHPAASPAASLLSLRSGASAEANVGLSHRAGAESLLSSAVGALALPVIKLNNCLLDAAARGAVKKAEGAPADPLAEAPQLSQAPLSSGGNIMPSGQDHGGGGHVIINVDGGCPSVELSLDVQLHTPGHSKSLDLGRPGALLVAPMKDRKNRSWPRLDHLSLAGYAKLESAGESSDRLLEPSEPRPSSWAVGMEPGGTRV
- the TMEM200B gene encoding transmembrane protein 200B isoform X1 codes for the protein MNPGTAIPRRDAQRAPTDTGHPRTRTRSHRHQKHAQTQHMDTHMQPADAHSRAHSDTDVHGDSCGSPRTGTRTLARPESGSAFSAVPRGSSQGVRQGAELSRSRSLCRIWCRHSREEKWVEMIPVALGVGDREGLFAQGLSSAAWREGTTAARPTAPVSLPGRAAEPDTMTAESTKTNGPVRVLETGGTKPPVPPAPPRRRGRRLRRKSPPEVPVKGQLRMRSPSGAFVMVGISVVLVGMTIAVVGYWPHRGPSGTGASVGNTSIAGDMRREVAAGRHVPHSEKLKLIGPVIMGIGLFIFICANTMLYENRDMETRRLMQKGLYSMAVGLPEGTGPGDGHCQRGDGPPVPQASTECVEGCYQVDLSCQPCLGPDGKWSNCYGPNRLQTTAELLRHPAASPAASLLSLRSGASAEANVGLSHRAGAESLLSSAVGALALPVIKLNNCLLDAAARGAVKKAEGAPADPLAEAPQLSQAPLSSGGNIMPSGQDHGGGGHVIINVDGGCPSVELSLDVQLHTPGHSKSLDLGRPGALLVAPMKDRKNRSWPRLDHLSLAGYAKLESAGESSDRLLEPSEPRPSSWAVGMEPGGTRV